The DNA region cttcaaggcaagggcgcaattgatatgtggagcttgttcaaggagcaactattgagtgtccttgataagtatgtacctgtcaggcagggaggaaagggttgtgtgaggaagccgtggtttaataaggaattggaatcccttgttaaagggaagagggcggcctatgtaaagatgaggcgtgaaggttcaattggggcgattgagagttataaggtagccaggaaggatctgaagagagagctaagaacagcaaggaggggacatgaaaagtccttagttggtaggattagggaaaacccaaaggcttccTATAGGTaggtcaggaataaaagaatgactagggtaggaataggtccagtcaaggatagtagtgggaagttgcatatggaggctgaagagattggggagacactgaataaaTACtcttcgtcagtattcactcaggaacaggacattgttgccgatgtgaatactgagtcacaattaattagaatggacggctttgaggtatgttgggaagaggtgttggaaattctggaaagggtgaaaatagataagtcccctgggcctgatggcatttatcctaggatcctctgggaagcaagagaggagattgcagagccattggccttgatttttatgtccacgttgtctacaggaatagtgccagaggactggaggatagcaaatgtggttcccttgttcaagaaggggagtagggataaccctagtaactatagacctgtgagcctcacttctgttgtgggcaaagtcttagagagaattgtaagggataggattgatgaacatctggataggaataatgtgatcaaggatagtcagcatggttttgtgaaggacaggtcgtgcctcacaaaccttattgaattctttgagaaggtgactaaggaggtggatgagggtaaagtggcagatgtggtgtatatggattttagtaaggcattcgataaggttccccatggtaggctactgcaaaaaatacggagttATGGCATTGAGgttgagttggaggtttggattaggaattggctggctggaagaagacagagagtagtagttgatggtaaaggttcattttgcaactggagtgcagttactagcggtgttccgcaaggatctgttttgggaccattgctgtttgtcatttttataaatgacctggaggaggggctagaaggttgggtgagccagtttgcggatgatatgaaagtctgtggagttgttgacagtgaggaaggatgtgtcaggttacagcaggatatagataagctgcagagctgggcagaaaggtggcaaatggagttcaacgtgggtaagtgtgaggtgattcactttggtatgagtaacaaaaagatggggtactgggctaatggtcggatacttggtagtgtggatgagcagagggatcttggtgtcatgtacacagatctctgaaagttgtcacccaggtaaatagtgcggtgaaggaggtatatggcgtactggcttttattagtagaggaattgagttctggagtcctgaggtcatgttgcagttttagAAGACTCTGatgcagccgcatctggagtattgtgtgcagttttggtcgccatactataggaaggatgtggaggcactggaacgggtgcaaaggaggtttactaggatgttgcctggtatggtaggaagatcgtatgaggaaaggctgaggcacttgggactgttttcattggagaaaagaaggtttaggggtgacttgatagaggtgtacaagatgattaggggtttagatagggttgaccatgagaacctttttccacgtatggagtcagctattacgagggggcatagctttaaattaagggctggtaggtataggacagatgttaggggtagattctttactcagtgagtcgtgagttcatggaatgccctgccagtagcagtggtggactctccctctttatgggcatttaaacaggcattggataggcatatggaggatagtgggctagggtaggttaggtgggcttggatcggcgcaacatcgagggcaaaagggcctgtactgcgctgtatttttcgatTATTACAACTATTCAACAAAATATTCTAAGATTCTGACAAGTGTTAAAGGCATCGGGTAAGAATGAGACTATAAAACACCAATTGTCTTAATATCAGAGAATATTATCGCAGTATCACTAATTAAAAATTCTACTAAAAGGAAGCAAGTGTGGTTGATGAATATATAATGGTCATTGAAGAAATGACCTGGATGGGGCAACCACATTAAGATAAGGCATGGTAGCAGAAATCATTCATTCAGCCCATGGGGTCAGCTTGactggtcatggctgatctgataattcgCAATTTTAATTTCCTGCCCCCAAACTCTGACCCAGTTATTGATCAGTCTGTCCCTCTCAAGCTTGAATATGCCTAATGACTCAGCCTCAACAGCACCCtatgataaagaattccacagcttcAGTACCTTCATTACCACCTTTGAACAGGTTTCATCACTTATATTCAAATCTTAAATTTGtaaccctttattctgagataacACCCTCTGGACCTggattctcccacaagggaaaGCAGCCATTCTGCATGTGCCCTGTCTTTACGAACCTTAATTCAATACGgtaacctctcattcttcaatgctccaatgagtacagaccaAATCTACTCAACTTCACCTTGTAAGATGGTCCCTCTATACCTGATTTCAGGTCATCTAAACTTCTTTGGATTGCCTCCAATGTCAGAATATTTCGCTTAGATAAGGTGCCCaaagctgttcacaatattccagtggAGATTTTTGGCAAAACTCCCTGACAttcattctccattgcctttgaaataaaggctaataTTCTGTTGCCCTCCTGTTAACCCATCAAACTTGGATTGTAGCCTTTTGCGATTCATGAACTTTAACTGGCACTAGGTGTAATGAAATTGTAGACACTGATTTGAAGGTGGTAAATCAtgcctcatgaacttgattgaggttttaagaagtaataaagaggattgacgagggcagagcagtggatgtgatctatatgaacttcagtaaggtgtttgacaacgTTCGTCATGGGAgcctggttagcaaggtcagatctcacggaatacagggagaactagccatttggatacagaattggctcaaaggtaaaagactgagggtagtggtggagggttgcttttcagactggacgcctgtgaccagtggaatgccacaagaattggtgctgggtccactgcttttcatcatttatataaatgatttggatgtgaacagagaagatatagtaagtctgcagatagctccaaaattggagatgtagtggacagcgaagaaggttacctcagattgcaatgggagcttgatcagttgggccagtgGGTGAAGGAACGGgtacggagtttaatttagataaatgtgaggcgctgcattttggaaaagcaaatcttagcaggacttatacacttaatggtaaaaggTATGGAGTGTTGAtaaacaaggagaccttggagtacaggttcatagctctttgaaagtagagtcgcatgtagataggataaaaggtggtggtgtgtggtatgctttcctttttcgGTTAGagcactcttggaatattgcgtgcaattctggtctccttcctatcagaaggatgttgtgaaacttgaaagggttcagaaaagatttgcaaggatgttgccagggttggaggatttgagctgtaaggagagattgaataggctggggctgttttccctggagcgtcggaggctgaggggtgaccttctagaggtttataaaatcatgagtggcatggttaggacaaatagacaagatcttttccctggggtggggaagtccagaactagagggcataggtttaggtgagaggggaaagatatatgctgagcaaaatcaatgtagtgtacaaaattccatgcaaagactgcacaaaacactacataggaaaaacaggaagacagctaacgatccgcatccttgaacaccaactagccacgaaacgacacgaccagctatccttagtagccacacatgcagatgacaagcaacatgaattcgattgggacaacactactattatagggcaagccaaacagaacagccagggaattcctagaggcatggcactcatccacagattctatcaacaaacacatcgacctggacccaatataccggccactgcagcggacagctggaactgacaaccggaagcggcagagacaagccactataaatgccggaggaaacatcacataagcgcttcacaggaggctaccaagcactgaggatgtcacctaggcaggggacgaaacgtttgcaacacaaattcccagcttggcgatagaaccacaacaacaagcacccgagctacaaatcttctcccaaactttgaaggggaaagatataaaagggacccaaggagcaactttttcagacagagggtggtgcgtgtatggaatgagctgccagtagcagtggaggctagtacaactgcaacatttaaaaggcacctggatggggctatgaataggaagggtttggagggatatgggccaaatgctggccatGGGGTTTAGAGATTAGGCCTAACATATGACgatcagctgaggatcctgggattgtaatTATTAGAgttgagaaggttgaggggagatctaacagaaacttacaagatataatgcatggcttagaaagggtggacgctgggaagttgtttccgttaggtggggagactaggacccatagGCACAGTCTTAAAATTAggtggggtcaatttagaacagaaatgaggaggcatttcttcagccagaacttggtgggcctgtagaattcattgccctggagagcagtggaggccgggatgttgggtgtcttcaaggcagagattgataaattcttgatctcataAGGAATTAAGGGgtacggggagagtgcaggtaagtggaattgaaacgtccatcagccatgattaaatggcagagtgaactcgatgggctgaatggccttgcttccaatCCAATGCCTTATGGAGTTATGaggttaggatatcaggtcaacatggaccagttggactgaagggggtgtatctatgctgtacatctctatgactctaaggtgtGGAACAAAGACTAATATTTTCATTTTGCACTTTACAGATATAGCAACCAGGGTCAGTTTCTCTACAGTATAGATGCCAAGGACAAAAAGGGTGATTATAGATACAGTCATAGCAAATAGATGGGAACTAGACTTGGAACACAAGCTAAATTTCTGACTAACAGTTAAGAGGTGGGGGGAAAATGTTGGTTAGTGACACATTTGGAAACGTGAAAATTTGAACAttgtggtcatagagtcatagagatgtacagcatggaaacagacccttcggtccaacctgtccacgccgaccagatatcccaacccaaacatttcccacctgccagctcctggtccatatccctccaaacccttcctattcatatacccatccaaatgccccttaaatgttgcaattgtaccagacaccaccacatcctctggcagctcattccatacacgtaccacccactgtatgaaaacgttgccccttaggtctcttttacatctttcccctctcaccctaagcctatgccctatagttctggactccccgatcccagtgaaaagactttgtctatttatcgtctccatgcccctcataattttgtaaacctctataaggtcaccccttagcctctgacgctccagggaaaacagccccagcctgttcagcctctccctatagctcaaatcctccaatcctggcaacatccatgtaaatcttttctgaaccctttcaagtttcacaacatctttccgataggaaggagaccagaagtgcatgcaatattccaacagtggcctaaccaatgtcctgtacagccgcgaaatgacctcccaactcctgtactcaatagtctgaccaataaaggaaagcataccaaatgccttcttcactatcatatcaacctgcgactccacttacaagcagatatgaacctgcactccaaggtctccttgttcagcaacactccccaagaccttaccattaagggcagaagtcctgctaagatttgatttctcaaagtgcagcacctcgcatttatcggaattaaacttcatctgccacttctcagcccattgatccatctggtccagatcttgttgtaatcggaggtaaccctctttgctgtccactacacctccaattttggtgtcatctgcaaacttactaactgtacctcttatgctcgcatccaaatcatttacgtatatgacaaaaaatagaggtcccagcaccaatccttgtggcactccactgatcacaggcctccagtctgaaaaacaaccctccaccaccaccctctgtcttctacctttgagccagttctgtatctaaatggctagttttccctgtattccatgagatctaaccttgctaatcagtctcccttggGCAACCTTGTCgaaccccttactgaagtccatatagatcacatctactgctctgccctcaatcttctttgttacttcaaaaaactcaatcaagtttgtgagacatgatttccaatgcacaaagccatgttgactatccctaatcagtccttggtcATGTAAACTGCAGCTGCAAATCCTTTTAACAATGTGTTTGTGAATGAAATCATGGGGCAACTCACGAGCTGGTCCATAGCCGATTAACCAAGTCACAAGTTAATAACTGTCTCGGTTGGGCTAGTGCAGGGAAAGATGATAGCGTATTGGGACGAAGCAAGGGACGGGTAACAAACCAGCTTCAAAAGCATGGGTTTGTGATAATAGCTGTGTGCCTTACTGAATGATTGGGTGGAAAGTTATAATTCAGCTTCTGGCTTTTCAATTCACTGGCTCatgaatggctcagtggttagcactactgtctcacagagtcagggacccaggttcaattccacccttgggtgactgtgcaaacaACAAACACATTCCTTGtttttgtgtgggtttcttccaggttttctcgcatagtccaaaaatgtgaatgtcaggtgggttggccatgctaaatttcccagtgtccagggatgtgcaggctaagtggattagccatggaaaatgcaggcttacAGAGATTTGGGGAGGGGTGGTGGAAAGCTCCTCAGAGGGTCGGTAAGGATTTGATGTAGCTATTCTATGATTTCAAGATAGCCTCTAAATCATAGGTTTAAAAAAGAAAGCATATTTGTACTTACTTCCCTAAGAGTGACTTTCACGACATAAACTACATTGGATCCATCTCTCTTGAAATGGAGATGAGGTTTGTCTTTCAGAATAAAGACAATATCAGCTGGGATGTTGTTTGCTGTTTCATCACCTTCCCGGGGGAACGTGATTTTTGTGCCCTCTTTCCAACCTTTTTTAATAACAACATTCAGAATCTTGTCTTCGGTCCTTGTGGTTCGGCCATCTGGGTTCAGCCGTCTACGTGTGATCTTCATTCTTTTAGTACAACCATGGTAGATTTCTTCAAGGGATACTCTAAGTTCATGAATGACAGGGGGATCCTGTATCTTTCTCCGAGTATGGAGGGAACCTGGATGCCGCCGATGAAATCCATTCATTCCATTGAAACCAAAATGGTTAAATGCATTGAAGGGATCATggtcgtcatcatcatcatcaatgtCCATGTCGTCATGAATAAAGTCAGTAGTCATTCTAGAGCGTCCTGGAGCGCCAAAGAAAATATCAAACGGACTGGAACCACCAAAAAAGGATGCAAAAGTGGCATGGGGATCACCATGGAAAGTGTAGTGGAACGTATTGCCAGGGCCACCTGTAGAGGCTCCTCCAGCCTTCAGACCTGTCACATAAAACAGATTACAAACAAGTTACAAAGACAATCCATAGATTACCTCATAATTACAATGTCATATAACTTAGAATGGATTCAGCAAGGAATAAATGATGCAATGCTTAAAGTACTACAACATCCTACTGGATGAGTTATTACACATATCTTTGTGGTTAATGGAGTAATAAAGGAGGAGAATAGTGAACCTCATAAGAAACTATAGTCTAATGTTCTATGAAGATAACAGGACATTCAGATGTTTTGCAGCTAAAAAAAATTTTAATGAAAGGACTATGGAAAGTCCTCTTAAAGAGGTAATTTAGAAATCCCTTTAACGCTCAAAATAGACTGCTAAATTCTAATTACTTGCATAATGCTTGTACATTTCTGTATTTGATTGTATAAATTTGGTTTTATGAAGTTCAGCGGCTAAATCTGACACTTAATGTATATTTACGAACAAATGCCCAAGAGCCAAAATAATTGATTCTCAAAATTTTTCCAAAACAAATTGACTGCCCCACTTTTATATCATGAAATCTTTTGGATTCTGGACAATTACTATTATATTACAATGTCTGACAACCTTGATTAAGAACAAATTAATTACACCACAAGCAACAGATCACAAAGTCACTTTAAACAACTATACAGCTTTAAACTTTAAAAATAATGTTTCACATGCCTGCTATATATCAACTGAAAGACAGACCAATTTGTTGAGTCCCTAAAATGGTTTTACCGATTTATGCTCAGCACCCAAGTTCAAGAGAACCAACTATTCCTAATTTTATATGCAGAATTAAAACACTTAAGTTGAATGAACACTAATGCAGCACACTCCTGCTGCCACGGTCAACTGGGTTATATTGtgaaatccaaatgcattttgaTTCACGCGCATTGTCCTGGGTCTGATCAACACTTCCAGTGAACCAATAGCTTACATTCAACAAATACACTATAATTTTTCAGATAAATAGCGATGATAATTTTTACCATCACAGCATAGCTAAAGTTATTAGTTAAGGATTACACAACAGCAAAGTTAAATATTTACATGACAGTGTATTGTAGAACTAAACCATGATTGAACATAAATGCTTTCCTTAAGCAGATATGAACCCATTCTACATATTTATACTTCATTAGTGGCTTAAAAGCTCTGACCAGGTTAATAAACAATAATACCAAAACTTAATATAGATTTACTTATTAAAATTAAATAGAATTTAAAATTATGATAAAGGGAGCAAGGAGTTTCATGGAGCAAAGACTAATTCTGATCATTTCAACATGGGTGAATAAACAGATCATGCCCAGTGCAGATGGATTTCTTAAAAGTGAAACATCATTTTATTTTTTTGCATaaatttttctcttttccctttcatcTAAAATCCCTCTTCTACCTTTCTTCTGAATTAGAGACATATCTTTTTCCCTCAATATAAGCATTATGTAATCCATTTTAAATTATCTGCAGACTTCAAAAAAAAAGGACTTTTCAAATTCTCAGTGATCACAAAAGTTCCTTAAATATTCAACAAATGTGGAGAGCTTTGACAATTATCTTAATAATTTTAATGTTAAATTGCTAAAATAAAAAGGAAATTCACAAGagtctggaaatctgaaacacttTAAATAGAATGAGCAAGTGGTTATTGTATACCTACAGTTTTGGGAGAGTTAAAAAGATTCTTGTCTGCTTcctaaagaaaagaaaatgatttCCATAAGACTCAACTTGTTGCATCTGTCAAAGGAAATCAGAAATTTCTACAAATGCTCTCACTAATTAGCTGGCACCCAAATATAGTTCGTTAATTGCTTTCATTGAAAAGTCAGCTGAAATCAAGACTTACCCCTGTGGTGCAAgtgaagtttttttaaaatctgactTAATCTGGAGTCTTGGACGTCAGTCTAATATTCTAATGTTTTATTGCTTCAACAGTCAAAGTGAAATGATGTAACAGCACTTCATTGGAACTCCACAATTAAAAAAGAAAAGCATTATTTTGACTTAAATTATTTGGCCAAAAAAATTAGCCAATTATGTCAGAAGTGTGATCCGAAGCCTGCATCCTTAGTGTCCTCCACACCCAAAATGTGCTGCAACTGAGGAATTTCAATATTTCAGCCAGGACTGGATTTGAATGCATACTCTGTCTTAGAAATTCATTTGGTTGCAAAGTATTAAAAGCTAAATATGATGAAAGTAAAATATGGCAGATATCAGAAGTTTTAAAtaaacaatgctggagaaactcaggaggtctggaagcatctgtggatagtaaatcagaattaatggaaatgttaactgtttccctctccacagatgatgccagacctgctgagtttacaAAGTTCCTCCACCATTCTCTGAATTTATAACT from Chiloscyllium punctatum isolate Juve2018m chromosome 1, sChiPun1.3, whole genome shotgun sequence includes:
- the dnajb5 gene encoding dnaJ homolog subfamily B member 5, whose amino-acid sequence is MGKNYYTILGISSEASDDEIKKAYRKMALKFHPDKNKEPNAEEKFKEVAEAYEVLSDPKKRSVYDQYGEEGLKAGGASTGGPGNTFHYTFHGDPHATFASFFGGSSPFDIFFGAPGRSRMTTDFIHDDMDIDDDDDDHDPFNAFNHFGFNGMNGFHRRHPGSLHTRRKIQDPPVIHELRVSLEEIYHGCTKRMKITRRRLNPDGRTTRTEDKILNVVIKKGWKEGTKITFPREGDETANNIPADIVFILKDKPHLHFKRDGSNVVYVVKVTLREALCGCTVNIPTIDGRVIPLPCNDVIKPGTVKRLRGEGLPFPKTPTQRGDYIAEFQIKFPDKMSQTTKEILKQHLPIS